In the Hevea brasiliensis isolate MT/VB/25A 57/8 chromosome 8, ASM3005281v1, whole genome shotgun sequence genome, taaattcagTGTAACCCAATCAACTTAATAGTTGAACCAATGAATCGGTGTAACCCAATTAATCTGGTTGGTTCAATTAGTCAATcgatgcattttttttttaataataaggagaattaaattcaaaatcttataaaaaaaagtttttaaatttaaaatcaatttagctAACTTAATAAGGAtgtgtttttttttatttcagtatataaaataaattttacaaaattatttatttattttttaacatataCTTAATAGTTTACAAATACTAAAaagataattatatatttatagaaattttaaaTGTATTACATTACTTGAATACAataatcttaatttatttattataaaataaatacttaattcttagATTAAtagtattaatttattataaatacaaAGTTCAAATGTCACTAAAATTAAACTCAAAACCCTTTTGTTATCCAAACacagcattttttttttcaaagtttttgctttatgataaaaaaatataaaaaataaaaaccttCTTTACATACCTTTGGCTTTAAGGCTCACCCACACCCCTAATATGAATGAGTAGTATAGTTTGCTTTAATTATCAGAATCAGATTCAGATCTCAGAAAAACTTCAGTAAGACTGCATGTTGTGATCATTAGACTCATTTCTAATATTGTCTTCaagatttttaataattaattaataaatatattatatgcaTTGAAGATCCTGAAATCCTGCTTGCAGTTAAGGCATAGGagcaaaaatataaaagaaaagagagaagcaTGGAGCAtagctattaattaattaatttcaattatatgttattgtaattaattataaatctcaTTGCTTAAATCAAAAGCAGCAGAAAGTCTATGGATATTCAATTTGAGGAGGGAAACTACCCAAAGTTTGGCCATCATCTCTTCTTAGTGGGGTCAAGCTATAGCCctcagaagagagagagagagagagaggctgaGAAGGGTTGGGAGGCTGGGGTTGGGTATTAATAAATGACAGTATAGAGGCAGCATTTGTTGCCAAAAATCCTTTTTCAGACTTCAAAAACTAGTAAATGCACTTCTTTCTTAATCTTTAATGGAGAGGTTACAGATAATTTAGTaatacaaaatttattttttattcactttaaaaattaacataaaataaaagATTATTAATCATGTTTAAGCTTATTTTGTGGTGAATGGTCATGGCTTCATGCAATGTGTATTTGTTTGAGTAAAATAAGAGAAAAACTCCAAGAAAAAGAGGAAAGAAGCTCATAGTTCCTTAAATCGCATTAAATTCAGGTAAttatacaaaagaaaaaaaaggtaAGAAAagcttggaaaaaaaaaaaagaaaatttatcaaTCTGGTATGAATTTTATTCGGTAGTAGCCAAATCTAAACAAGTACTTAATATTACATAATTTTTGTATATTCTAATTGATgtttttgaagaaattattgatcTTATACAGATTCTTTAATTTCAAGGTGATGAATTTCTGATTGGCTTACCACTTGCAGCTGAGAGAGATTCAAGAACCCAATTCTTGGTACTAGAGCTACCAACTTCTCCTTCCTTAATAGGAACCAAGGAAGGCCTCATGGCATGAGGGGTACCCTTTTCTTTATTGATGAGAGATGTGATAGCAGCTGCAACAGCAACCCTGAATTTTGGATCAGATGCAATAGAAGTAACATTTTCAGCTAGTGATTTGTCTTGATCTTCACCTTTCCAACCTCTTTCATCCCTAAGGCTAGCAGCACTAGTGTTATTTCCACTATTTTGGTGACTTGATGACTTGTTTTGCATCCAAGAAAACAAGGGTTGGCCTGAAAGATGTGATGATGAGCTAGGTAATGGGAATTTTTGTGGAGGATGGTCATGAGTACTGTTGTGTGTAAGATCAAGAACAATCCCTTTAGAAGGATCATTAGGGTTTATGCTTCTAAAAGGTGACGAATAAGGATAAAACATGTGATGAGAGCCGGCCCCACCCCCACGATATGGGAGTGATGATTGGGTGAAATTATGAATTCCATCAGATAGAGGATTGCTAGAATCCAATAACATGAAGGAAGCAGCTGCTGAAGCAGTTGATGCCATGGCTGTTGCACCTACAGGAAGTGGGTGATTGTGGGTTCCTTCATAGGTTGTTATGAGAATTGACATGTCCTCTAGGCATCTTTGCACCTATGAAAAACAAAACCAGAAAATAAGAATATGTGATTAATCATTAGATAGAAAATTTGAACTGTGATTATATCAAAATCTAGACTAATTAATCAACCTGTTTCCTGACTGGGCATCCTGGAGCTACTGTGCAACGATAGTAGGCTCGAGGGCAAGGATTGCCTTTGGCAATTTTCTGCCCATATTTTCTCCATTGGCAGCCATCATTCATCTATAATATAAAAGCTAAAATTATTATCTAATTATCGAATTTGCAAAAGGGTATAATTAAAATGGAAGGAATTAATCAGTTACATAAGATTATTCAACTTACTGTTGCTGCTTGACATCTAGCTCTGACTGAAACCCTAGCTTTTCTGTTGGGTAGAGAAGCTGCATGACTAGTGAGTCCAGCCAAGTGATGATCAGTTCTTTGAAGCTTATTATTATTGGGCACCGACGCATGGTTTCCATTTTCTTCCTTGTTGATTTCTTCTTTATAATCTTCCTCTATTTCTTGATGATGATCTGAGTGATCAATTTGCAGCCTCAATGACAGGCCTAAATCTTTTTCTCCAAGAATCCTATCATTATCCTTTGGTAAAGAAGCTAAACGTCCATGATTATTAGCGTCCAAAAATTCTGGAACTGATCCCTTTGGTTCTTGAAGAGCTTTCTCGTCATTAACATTAATTGGGAGAAAGATATGTGGAtcctatatatatttaaaaaaaaaaaaagtaaaattcatgtaaaaaaaaataaatattgatctCGAATTAAATGAAAAGAATGTATATTTCTTGCCAATCCATACCATGCATGGTAATTGGTTAATCTTTGATTTGAAAAGATCAAAGAATAATCAATTCAAGAAAGTTAATTAATCACATACCTTCTGGTTATTTTGCTGGATAACTGCAAATTTCATTTGAAGATCATAGTAATCTTTCATGGTTTGTTCTACTACTCTTCTCAAGACTTTGTTCTCCTCTTTCATTCTATTCATCTGCATCTGCAGAGCTGATAACTGGCAGACATAGATCATATAGCTTAGCTTTATTAATGCAATTATAAGCATGCACATGAGATAGAGCATAATATAGAGAAGAGGAGAATTCAACTAGCTAGCAATGGTGAGGCTAAAGAAAGTAGGGTTTCTAAGGAGTATATGTATCTACATATACATACCTCTTCTGTCTTGGTGTTATCTTGCAAGGATAATTCTACAGAAGAATCATCTGCTTCTTCTCCTCCGGTAACTGTTGTTGCTGTTGCTTCGTTATCATTTGTTTCTTGCAAATCTACCTtctcttcttcaccattttcttCAACTTCTTGAACTTCTTCTTCAATATCTATTTTCAGGGAAAGATCAATATCCATTTTCGTTTCTTCTCTACCCATTTGAGAGATTACAAGATGCAATAtctctctcttctttctttttattCTCTTTCTCTGTGAATGTTGCTTTTGAGGTATACCAAAGTCAATTCTCTTGCCCCAGAGAAGTATAATTAGACACACTAGGATGCATCTAAGCTTTGACTTTAATTGGATACTTAATTAACCTCAATTAATTAAACTACAAGAATCAATAACCAGTTCAATAAACTTTACTGAATTAGGCAACTAGGCATCCAAATGTTTCATTATTGAGGTCTCCTCTCTATGCAGCAAATGAATATTAAACCTCTGTTAACTCACCCTTTTGTTTTGCCTTTATGGTAGATTAAGGGATCACATAGACTTATTTAATAGCTGAAAGTAATATTTGGTAGGGTGAGATTCAAACTTTTATTCCCCTAATTTCTCTATTAAAAAAAAGGAATAtgcaaattaattttaaattttaaagtaaaaaaaaaaaagatattacaTGCTATTTTTTAAGTATTATGCTCAATTTATCTCTTCAACttaattaaagataaattattcacattgtaatttattttaaaattgatagtttaattaataaaataaaataaaaataagactaATCTTGCCTATGGACAACTAATTAAAATGAGCCCCAAAACGCCCCACTTATATTGCTTGACATTAACATAAAGGTAGCCTTTGGAGTTTGAAGTGGCAACctatacataattaattaattaaacaacaTATAACAGCCTGTTTAATGCCCTAATTATAAAGCAAGCTTGCATTGCTGTAAAATTAAGGCCTCTTAAAttggaattttaaaaaaaaaaaattatcaaagtcTTTTCCCTTTTAACCTCTTAATTATTTACatattagaaattttaaatgaattgcATATATACTAAGTTTACTCTTCATCTCTTTAACTGAATTTCTTTGTCTTTACATAAATAATATTGATCATATAAATAGCTTAATACAATGCATAAAAATTAATTTGCAATATCACATTATCCCAATATCAAATTAAGCTTAACCAATAAGTGTTGGGTGCAGTGGTAAAATCTATTATAATCTCAAGAAATGAACTCGGGTTCAATTCTTAAAAAAAGCATTATTGAGAGAGACAGTTACAAACTCTAAAATGATTAGTTTTTTATAAATTgtaaaataaacattaaaaaaaatacattGATAAATCCAAAAAATAAATATCAAGCTATGCTCATGAGACTAAAAATAGATAGAGCAACATTGTAATTTCACCATAAAGCCTCTTTCTTAGGTGTGTGGATAAAAGATAAGAGACACccacataaaaatataaaaaggtAATCAAAACCCAGATTCATTTTGATGATTTTGAGCAAAGAAATGgaaagaaattaataaaaaatagttaAGATAAAATAAATTAGTTCTGACATCATCTTCATCCAACGAAATCCCATAACAGAAGAACCTTGGGATGAGATCTTGAAATTGTTACTCGAAGACCTCACAAGTATATGTATCTTTCTCGGCTTCTTCTCCATCGCCATGTTCAAAGCATTTACATATTTTTATATTCTAATCTCCAATGTAAATTTTTGGGTTTCTAAATTAAACCAAAGTCAATGTCTCTCTCTCCATCTACACAAGTTATACCTTAATTAAAtggtatttttaattaattaaagtttctaaattagatttaattatccttgtatatatatttttcttctttgataagaaaaaaaaaacagcaaaattatatattttgtgcattttaaaattttcaattatcactttccttt is a window encoding:
- the LOC110650756 gene encoding probable WRKY transcription factor 9, with protein sequence MGREETKMDIDLSLKIDIEEEVQEVEENGEEEKVDLQETNDNEATATTVTGGEEADDSSVELSLQDNTKTEELSALQMQMNRMKEENKVLRRVVEQTMKDYYDLQMKFAVIQQNNQKDPHIFLPINVNDEKALQEPKGSVPEFLDANNHGRLASLPKDNDRILGEKDLGLSLRLQIDHSDHHQEIEEDYKEEINKEENGNHASVPNNNKLQRTDHHLAGLTSHAASLPNRKARVSVRARCQAATMNDGCQWRKYGQKIAKGNPCPRAYYRCTVAPGCPVRKQVQRCLEDMSILITTYEGTHNHPLPVGATAMASTASAAASFMLLDSSNPLSDGIHNFTQSSLPYRGGGAGSHHMFYPYSSPFRSINPNDPSKGIVLDLTHNSTHDHPPQKFPLPSSSSHLSGQPLFSWMQNKSSSHQNSGNNTSAASLRDERGWKGEDQDKSLAENVTSIASDPKFRVAVAAAITSLINKEKGTPHAMRPSLVPIKEGEVGSSSTKNWVLESLSAASGKPIRNSSP